The following are encoded in a window of Microbacterium sp. LWO13-1.2 genomic DNA:
- the radA gene encoding DNA repair protein RadA — protein sequence MATRKPAPPAFVCTECGWTTAKWVGRCGECQQWGTVSEQAAPTGILRRMTPLAPHADRAARPITQITTEDAPRRTSGVGEFDRVLGGGIVPGAAILLSGEPGVGKSTLLLEVAAQSARAGRRVLYASAEESPAQVRLRAERTGALHDELYLASETDLATILGHIDEVRPQLVIVDSVQTVSSSLTDGAAGQPSQVREVAATLIRVAKERSLPIIIVGHVTKDGQVAGPRVLEHLVDVVCHFEGDRQTSLRFIRALKNRFGPTDEVGCFEMTGGGIAEVPDPSGLFLSQGATEPGTCVAIALEGKRALPVEVQALTIPSSAPNPRRVVHGLDASRVAMVLAILEKRASIKTSMLDVYVSTVGGVRFTEPAADLAIAIAVAGSVQLNSVPRTVAAVGELSLAGEIRPVTQAAQRRSEAARLGYEQVVDDRSKTLRAALNDVRARNTNRRPDGEIPPF from the coding sequence ATGGCCACCCGCAAACCCGCTCCCCCTGCTTTCGTCTGCACGGAATGCGGGTGGACGACGGCGAAGTGGGTGGGTCGCTGCGGCGAGTGCCAGCAGTGGGGCACCGTGTCCGAACAGGCCGCTCCGACAGGCATCCTCCGTCGGATGACACCGCTCGCCCCGCACGCCGATCGCGCCGCTCGGCCGATCACACAGATCACCACGGAAGACGCACCGCGGCGCACGAGCGGCGTCGGTGAGTTCGACCGCGTGCTCGGTGGCGGCATCGTTCCGGGAGCCGCGATCCTGCTCAGCGGCGAGCCGGGCGTCGGCAAGTCGACGCTGCTGCTCGAAGTGGCGGCGCAGTCGGCCCGTGCGGGCCGCCGCGTGCTCTACGCGAGCGCCGAGGAGTCACCCGCTCAGGTGCGACTGCGCGCCGAACGCACCGGCGCGCTGCACGATGAGCTGTATCTCGCGAGCGAGACCGACCTCGCCACGATCCTCGGCCACATCGACGAGGTACGACCGCAGCTCGTGATCGTCGATTCCGTGCAGACCGTGTCGTCTTCACTGACCGATGGTGCGGCAGGGCAGCCCAGTCAGGTGCGAGAGGTCGCCGCCACACTCATCCGAGTCGCGAAGGAACGCAGTCTGCCGATCATCATCGTCGGTCACGTCACGAAAGACGGCCAGGTGGCCGGCCCGCGGGTGCTCGAGCATCTCGTCGACGTCGTGTGCCACTTCGAGGGCGATCGCCAGACATCGCTGCGCTTCATCCGCGCGTTGAAGAACCGCTTCGGTCCCACCGATGAGGTCGGATGCTTCGAGATGACCGGCGGCGGCATCGCCGAGGTCCCCGATCCGTCCGGGTTGTTCCTCTCGCAGGGCGCGACCGAACCGGGCACCTGCGTCGCGATCGCGTTGGAGGGCAAGCGGGCGCTGCCGGTCGAGGTTCAGGCCCTGACGATCCCGTCGTCCGCGCCCAATCCGCGCCGGGTCGTGCACGGTCTCGACGCCTCACGGGTCGCGATGGTGCTCGCGATCCTCGAGAAGCGGGCCAGCATCAAGACCAGCATGCTCGACGTCTACGTGTCGACAGTGGGCGGCGTGCGATTCACCGAGCCGGCCGCCGATCTCGCCATCGCGATCGCCGTGGCCGGATCCGTGCAGCTGAACTCCGTGCCGCGCACGGTGGCCGCGGTCGGTGAGCTGAGCCTGGCCGGTGAGATCCGCCCGGTCACGCAGGCGGCACAGCGGCGTTCCGAAGCAGCGCGGCTCGGGTACGAGCAGGTCGTCGACGACCGCTCCAAGACGCTCCGGGCTGCACTCAACGATGTGCGGGCGCGGAACACCAACCGTCGGCCCGACGGCGAGATCCCGCCGTTCTGA
- a CDS encoding extracellular solute-binding protein, whose amino-acid sequence MKFNSAIRLATAAVAISALAALAGCSSAAPEPKTDGGSKGIEIPGATPKASEKLNELYQAAVDSGSTDIVFYGPSASTSEALLEVFTERFPGLSVTLKDMADAQILTTMQTEAATGQRVGDLWWGGDSIQAAREADICTPVDVVTGPEGWEPPTAEEDRLIYFAYRMFGFVYNTDEVSADEAPKGWNDLLDSEWKGKVAMGDPNAGALRHIFTGMLRPDGQQEKFGESFVEDFAAQDVQYVDPERNVAAEVASGRFPVGAGVFYGYYLLQKEKGANVEFVFPLEGGGNFLSRSSMCVAQDGPAADATELFVNWIFTEEGQQAIAEKDLSYGNTPTAPGPEGMASLDQIDKLPFANPDAAFNQPFFDFIEKTFKNPNAQ is encoded by the coding sequence ATGAAGTTCAATTCCGCAATCCGCCTCGCGACCGCCGCCGTTGCGATCAGCGCGCTCGCCGCGCTCGCCGGCTGTTCTTCGGCCGCGCCGGAACCGAAGACCGACGGCGGCTCGAAGGGCATCGAGATCCCCGGAGCGACGCCGAAGGCGTCGGAGAAGCTCAACGAGCTGTACCAGGCCGCCGTCGACTCCGGCAGCACGGACATCGTCTTCTACGGTCCGTCGGCAAGCACCTCCGAAGCGCTCCTCGAGGTCTTCACCGAGCGTTTCCCCGGCCTCTCCGTGACCCTCAAGGACATGGCCGACGCGCAGATCCTCACGACGATGCAGACCGAGGCGGCAACCGGTCAGCGTGTCGGCGACCTCTGGTGGGGCGGCGACTCGATCCAGGCCGCCCGTGAAGCGGACATCTGCACGCCCGTCGACGTCGTCACCGGCCCGGAGGGCTGGGAGCCTCCGACGGCAGAGGAAGATCGCCTGATCTACTTCGCGTACCGGATGTTCGGCTTCGTCTACAACACCGACGAGGTCAGCGCCGATGAAGCGCCGAAGGGCTGGAACGACCTGCTCGATTCGGAGTGGAAGGGCAAGGTCGCGATGGGCGACCCGAACGCCGGTGCGCTGCGGCACATCTTCACCGGAATGCTGCGGCCCGATGGCCAGCAGGAGAAGTTCGGCGAGTCGTTCGTCGAGGACTTCGCCGCGCAGGACGTGCAGTACGTCGACCCGGAGCGCAACGTCGCCGCCGAGGTCGCCAGTGGGCGGTTCCCCGTCGGGGCGGGAGTCTTCTACGGCTACTACCTGCTGCAGAAGGAGAAGGGCGCGAACGTCGAGTTCGTCTTCCCGCTCGAAGGAGGAGGCAACTTCCTCAGCCGGTCCAGCATGTGCGTCGCGCAGGACGGCCCGGCGGCCGACGCGACAGAGCTGTTCGTGAACTGGATCTTCACCGAAGAGGGCCAGCAGGCGATCGCGGAGAAGGACCTCTCCTACGGCAACACGCCGACGGCACCGGGACCGGAGGGGATGGCCTCGCTCGACCAGATCGACAAGCTCCCGTTCGCCAACCCGGATGCCGCGTTCAACCAGCCCTTCTTCGACTTCATCGAGAAGACGTTCAAGAACCCGAACGCCCAGTAG
- a CDS encoding Rieske 2Fe-2S domain-containing protein: MSARVVRRDVVVARLDDLKERERIVVDVDGTELGLYFYADQVRAWYNVCPHQGGPVCQGKIMPRTVQLVREDLKSGGPGFHPTDRNIVCPWHGFEFDVLTGKHPADASVGLRPIPVRVDGNEVVVTL; encoded by the coding sequence ATGAGCGCCCGGGTCGTTCGCCGTGACGTCGTCGTCGCTCGACTCGACGACCTGAAGGAGCGCGAGCGCATCGTCGTCGATGTGGACGGCACCGAGCTCGGACTCTACTTCTACGCCGATCAGGTGCGCGCCTGGTACAACGTCTGCCCGCATCAGGGCGGCCCCGTCTGCCAGGGCAAGATCATGCCGCGCACCGTCCAGCTCGTCCGCGAGGACCTCAAGAGCGGCGGTCCGGGCTTTCACCCGACCGACCGCAACATCGTCTGCCCGTGGCACGGCTTCGAGTTCGACGTGCTCACCGGCAAGCATCCGGCGGATGCGAGTGTCGGCCTGCGTCCGATCCCGGTCCGGGTCGACGGCAACGAGGTCGTGGTCACGCTCTGA
- a CDS encoding dehydrogenase, with amino-acid sequence MAAKKAKASKKPAPEEFRSDALAQALEKQDIAAVALALRHGTTVVPLIKPGARDNPRDSGEVWTYRNPDSGDLALLLFSDAKNKPANLPPGVGIYDADWLRKFLAAHPITTVFLDIAGPHPMQAAPDELLKALDA; translated from the coding sequence ATGGCAGCGAAGAAGGCGAAGGCCTCCAAGAAACCCGCCCCCGAGGAGTTCCGCTCCGACGCGCTGGCGCAGGCGCTGGAGAAGCAGGACATCGCCGCGGTCGCACTGGCACTCCGCCACGGCACGACCGTCGTCCCGCTGATCAAGCCGGGAGCGCGCGATAACCCGCGCGACAGCGGCGAGGTCTGGACCTATCGCAACCCGGACAGCGGCGACCTCGCCCTGCTGCTCTTCAGCGACGCGAAGAACAAGCCGGCGAATCTGCCGCCCGGAGTCGGGATCTACGACGCCGACTGGCTGCGGAAGTTCCTCGCTGCGCATCCGATCACGACGGTCTTCCTCGACATCGCGGGCCCGCATCCGATGCAGGCCGCCCCGGACGAGCTGCTGAAGGCCCTCGACGCCTGA
- a CDS encoding ABC transporter ATP-binding protein has product MTEVLVSGLTKKYGNKPALHGLDLTIDSGEFVTLLGPSGCGKTTTLRCLAGLERPTTGRITMGDRIVVDTDRRTFVPADKRQVGMVFQSYALWPHLSVAENVAYPLKVAKIGSQDRQKRVREMLVAVGLADFEKRPVTALSGGQQQRVALARALAARPGIIFYDEPLSNLDSKLRYQMGQQVRALHNQFETTSVYVTHDQEEAITLSDRIIVMSEGEIVQDGAPAELYDRPQSAYVADFMGFQNILPGTVVAVNRGIADIRVDGTSLVIAGTATTDVAVGERADVAFRAAHVRTDAVTSTSGAGRFSGTVERTTYLGSAVNLLVRADGLPLRVRVETSDLSIDDVPKAGDELELAVNPARAVVITRQESEDAYLTIQTNAIVSPR; this is encoded by the coding sequence ATGACTGAGGTCCTGGTTTCCGGACTCACCAAGAAGTACGGCAATAAGCCGGCTCTGCACGGGCTCGATCTCACGATCGACTCGGGCGAGTTCGTCACCCTCCTCGGCCCCTCGGGCTGCGGGAAGACGACGACGCTGCGTTGCCTGGCCGGCTTGGAGCGTCCGACCACGGGCCGGATCACCATGGGTGACCGCATCGTCGTGGACACGGACCGGCGCACCTTCGTGCCGGCCGACAAGCGACAGGTCGGCATGGTGTTCCAGAGTTATGCGCTGTGGCCGCATCTGAGCGTGGCGGAGAACGTCGCGTATCCGCTCAAGGTGGCCAAGATCGGCAGCCAGGATCGGCAGAAGCGCGTGCGCGAGATGCTGGTCGCCGTCGGGCTCGCCGATTTCGAGAAACGCCCCGTCACCGCACTGTCGGGCGGTCAGCAGCAACGCGTCGCACTGGCGCGAGCGCTGGCCGCCCGGCCGGGCATCATCTTCTACGACGAGCCGCTCTCGAACCTCGACTCGAAGCTGCGCTACCAGATGGGTCAGCAGGTGCGTGCGCTGCACAACCAGTTCGAGACCACCTCGGTGTACGTCACGCACGATCAGGAGGAGGCGATCACGCTCTCCGACCGGATCATCGTGATGAGCGAGGGGGAGATCGTGCAGGACGGCGCGCCCGCCGAACTCTACGATCGACCGCAGTCGGCCTACGTCGCCGACTTCATGGGGTTCCAGAACATCCTCCCCGGCACGGTCGTCGCCGTGAACCGGGGAATCGCCGACATCCGGGTCGACGGCACCTCCCTGGTGATCGCCGGAACCGCGACGACGGACGTCGCCGTCGGCGAGCGCGCCGACGTCGCCTTCCGGGCGGCGCACGTGCGGACGGATGCCGTCACCTCGACGTCGGGCGCGGGCCGATTCTCCGGCACCGTCGAGCGCACGACCTACCTCGGCAGTGCCGTGAACCTGCTCGTCCGCGCCGATGGACTGCCTCTTCGCGTGCGGGTCGAGACATCGGACTTGAGCATCGACGACGTGCCGAAGGCGGGCGATGAGCTCGAACTCGCCGTCAACCCTGCCCGCGCTGTCGTGATCACTCGGCAGGAATCCGAAGACGCCTACCTCACCATCCAGACGAACGCGATCGTCTCTCCGCGCTGA
- a CDS encoding amidohydrolase family protein, which yields MSDLPTPRSDAPRVRELAEIGGRSDTRDVLAHATKQARDDYDDYFIVDIDAHVSEDHFWGEVLDLIDNDVWRQIGMDQFGKFAGNNALLNIQPGMSHQSVGGRIGHQGRKEPIEGEEGHPFVTAARRGMDAMGLDFQVVFPSAMLLLGMHPQDEVEVVLGRAFNRWLTEVILPPNPRLKGMLYLPCNTPEVCEELVEKYADNDGIIGYTVCSTRNNPVHSDVYTRLYKLIEDSGKPLAFHSGYHWGDPSFAQLNRFLSMHALSFTHYNQIHVTNWIINAMPERFPKIKMVWVESGLAWIPFLMQRLDHEVLMRPSEAPGLKRLPSEYMKEMWYTTQPMERTNMELLEATMKSFNAETQLLYSSDWPHWDWDAPSTITRLPFLSEQAKRNILGLNAARVFNLPTDRQKPPAEQVLQDRPGIS from the coding sequence ATGAGTGATCTCCCCACCCCCCGATCCGACGCACCGCGCGTCCGCGAGCTCGCCGAGATCGGCGGACGCTCCGACACCCGAGATGTCCTCGCCCATGCGACGAAGCAGGCGAGGGACGACTACGACGACTACTTCATCGTCGACATCGATGCCCACGTCTCGGAGGACCACTTCTGGGGTGAGGTGCTCGACCTCATCGACAATGACGTCTGGCGCCAGATCGGCATGGACCAGTTCGGGAAGTTCGCCGGCAACAACGCCCTGCTGAACATCCAGCCGGGGATGTCGCACCAGAGCGTCGGCGGGCGTATCGGGCACCAGGGTCGCAAGGAGCCGATCGAAGGCGAAGAGGGGCATCCCTTCGTGACCGCCGCCCGCCGGGGGATGGATGCGATGGGGCTCGACTTCCAGGTCGTGTTCCCCAGTGCGATGCTCCTTCTCGGAATGCACCCGCAGGACGAGGTCGAGGTCGTGCTCGGCCGGGCCTTCAACCGCTGGTTGACCGAGGTGATCCTGCCGCCGAATCCTCGCCTCAAGGGCATGCTGTACCTCCCGTGCAACACCCCCGAGGTCTGCGAGGAACTCGTCGAGAAGTACGCGGACAACGACGGCATCATCGGATACACGGTGTGCTCCACGCGCAACAACCCCGTGCACTCCGATGTGTACACCCGCCTCTACAAGCTCATCGAAGACAGCGGCAAGCCGCTCGCGTTCCACTCGGGATACCACTGGGGCGACCCTTCGTTCGCACAGCTGAACCGCTTCCTCTCGATGCACGCGCTCTCGTTCACGCACTACAACCAGATTCACGTGACGAACTGGATCATCAACGCGATGCCCGAGCGCTTCCCGAAGATCAAGATGGTGTGGGTCGAGAGCGGGCTGGCCTGGATCCCGTTCCTCATGCAGCGTCTCGATCACGAGGTGCTCATGCGACCGAGCGAGGCGCCGGGTCTGAAGCGACTGCCGAGCGAGTACATGAAGGAGATGTGGTACACGACGCAGCCGATGGAGCGGACCAACATGGAGCTGCTCGAGGCGACCATGAAGTCGTTCAACGCCGAGACGCAGTTGCTGTACTCCTCGGACTGGCCGCACTGGGATTGGGACGCGCCGTCGACGATCACGCGGCTTCCGTTCCTCTCCGAGCAGGCAAAACGGAACATCCTCGGGTTGAACGCCGCGCGGGTGTTCAATCTCCCCACCGACCGACAGAAGCCTCCAGCGGAGCAGGTGCTCCAGGACCGACCAGGGATCTCGTGA
- a CDS encoding amino-acid N-acetyltransferase, translated as MSEIIVRPARSADIVAIRNLLQPLVEQRILLGKDLAILYGAVQEFVVAEADGVLIGCGALHVIWEDLGEVRTLLVRDDWLHHGVGRSIVDRLEENAKALGLSRLFCLTFEVEFFSRRGFAPIGEQVVDPDVYSQLLRSGDAGVEEFLDLAHVKPNTLGNTRMLKQLN; from the coding sequence GTGAGCGAGATCATCGTACGGCCGGCGCGGAGCGCGGATATCGTCGCGATCAGGAACCTGCTGCAACCGCTCGTCGAGCAGCGCATCCTTCTGGGCAAGGATCTCGCGATCCTCTACGGCGCGGTGCAGGAATTCGTCGTCGCGGAAGCGGATGGTGTGCTGATCGGATGCGGCGCGCTGCACGTCATCTGGGAGGACCTCGGTGAGGTGCGCACGCTTCTCGTCCGCGATGACTGGCTGCACCACGGAGTCGGGCGCTCCATCGTCGATCGCCTCGAGGAGAACGCGAAGGCCCTCGGGCTGTCGCGGCTGTTCTGCCTGACCTTCGAGGTCGAGTTCTTCAGTCGGCGCGGCTTCGCCCCGATCGGCGAACAGGTCGTCGATCCCGACGTGTACTCGCAGCTGCTGCGCAGCGGTGACGCCGGCGTCGAGGAGTTCCTCGACCTGGCGCATGTGAAGCCGAACACGCTCGGCAACACGCGGATGCTGAAACAGCTGAACTAG
- a CDS encoding cytochrome ubiquinol oxidase subunit I, with amino-acid sequence MEWLDPLVLSRWQFGLTTVYHYLFVPLTIGMVVVAAIFQTAWVRTGKVEYLHLTRFFGKIFLINFAMGVVTGIVQEFQFGMNWSDYSRFVGDVFGAPLAFEGLLAFFFEATFIGLWIFGWDKLPQKLHLATIWCVAIGSILSAYFIIAANAFMQNPVGYEYNATTNRAELVDIGALLTNPVALAAFPHTIFGAFMFAAGVVISVSAWHLSRGQHYDTMRISLKFGLWAMIISTAGVALTGDQLGLAMYETQPMKMAAAEATFNTVCGPDAAFSLFTLGTPDGKTELFSIRVPYLLSLLSTHTLDGCVHGINDLNAEYAERFADTGITDFAPVLWVTYWGFRWMIGLGMAAALVAVVGLWITRRSAKRQPAPWMWKLAIWSFPLALGANIMGWVFTEMGRQPWIVFSLMTTQDGVSPGVSGLEVLISLVAFTAIYAALAVVEIRLIVRAAQKGPDTTEQPHDETAQLPSVVY; translated from the coding sequence ATGGAATGGCTTGATCCGCTGGTCCTTTCACGATGGCAGTTCGGGCTGACCACCGTCTACCACTACCTCTTCGTGCCCCTGACGATCGGCATGGTCGTGGTGGCCGCGATCTTCCAGACCGCCTGGGTGCGCACCGGCAAGGTCGAGTACCTGCACCTCACTCGTTTCTTCGGGAAGATCTTCCTCATCAACTTCGCGATGGGCGTGGTCACCGGCATCGTGCAGGAGTTCCAGTTCGGCATGAACTGGTCGGACTACTCCCGCTTCGTCGGAGACGTCTTCGGCGCCCCGCTGGCGTTCGAGGGGCTCCTGGCGTTCTTCTTCGAAGCGACCTTCATCGGCCTGTGGATCTTCGGCTGGGACAAGCTTCCCCAGAAGCTGCACCTCGCGACGATCTGGTGCGTCGCGATCGGCAGCATCCTCTCCGCATACTTCATCATCGCCGCGAATGCGTTCATGCAGAATCCGGTCGGTTACGAGTACAACGCCACGACGAACCGTGCCGAACTCGTCGACATCGGTGCCCTCCTCACCAACCCGGTCGCGCTCGCCGCCTTCCCGCACACCATCTTCGGCGCGTTCATGTTCGCCGCCGGCGTCGTGATCTCGGTGTCCGCCTGGCACCTCTCCCGCGGGCAGCACTACGACACCATGCGCATCTCGCTGAAGTTCGGGCTGTGGGCGATGATCATCTCCACCGCCGGAGTCGCGCTCACCGGCGACCAGCTCGGCCTCGCCATGTACGAGACGCAGCCCATGAAGATGGCCGCGGCGGAAGCGACGTTCAACACGGTCTGCGGGCCGGATGCCGCGTTCAGCCTGTTCACGCTCGGCACTCCCGACGGCAAGACCGAGCTGTTCAGCATCCGTGTTCCGTACCTGCTGTCGCTGCTGTCGACGCACACCCTCGACGGATGCGTGCACGGCATCAACGACCTCAACGCCGAATACGCCGAGCGCTTCGCCGACACCGGGATCACCGACTTCGCGCCGGTGCTCTGGGTCACCTACTGGGGCTTCCGCTGGATGATCGGCCTCGGCATGGCCGCCGCGCTCGTCGCCGTCGTCGGGCTCTGGATCACCCGCCGCAGCGCCAAGCGCCAGCCGGCCCCGTGGATGTGGAAGCTCGCGATCTGGTCGTTCCCGCTCGCTCTCGGCGCCAACATCATGGGCTGGGTCTTCACCGAGATGGGCAGGCAGCCCTGGATCGTCTTCAGCCTGATGACGACACAGGACGGCGTCTCGCCGGGCGTGAGCGGACTCGAGGTGCTCATCTCCTTGGTCGCTTTCACCGCGATCTACGCAGCTCTCGCCGTCGTCGAGATCCGCCTCATCGTGAGGGCCGCGCAGAAAGGCCCTGACACCACCGAGCAACCTCATGACGAGACGGCCCAGCTGCCGTCGGTCGTGTACTGA
- a CDS encoding aminotransferase class I/II-fold pyridoxal phosphate-dependent enzyme, whose product MTLEFRSVVDTMLATPNRPGRDNPPPIRLSQNEMPWEPAGVIVEAMEKAARSTHRYPDYHRTQARAAIAASLGLDVGRIAIDNGSGSLLHGLARLVCESGVHGVYCWPSFEAYPAALALAGAQSTAVDLAEDGAMDLPRMAAAITSETRIVYLCNPNNPTGGLVGVDGIRAFLREIPSNVLVVLDEAYREFVTDEPVDATIALLDEFANLVILRTLSKSHGLAGVRAGYAATTPRTAEALRRTSVGFALNSVAEAAVIAAFSPEGQSVAAGRIATIVTERTRMEEALRAAGVSFLPSQSNFLFLHGDAPAMLARFEQHGVLARPFPHAGGVRVTVGLPAENDAALSALL is encoded by the coding sequence ATGACGCTTGAATTCCGCAGTGTGGTCGACACGATGCTCGCGACCCCGAATCGACCTGGCAGAGACAATCCGCCCCCCATCCGTCTCTCCCAGAACGAGATGCCGTGGGAGCCCGCAGGTGTGATCGTCGAGGCGATGGAGAAGGCCGCTCGCTCCACGCATCGATACCCCGACTATCACCGGACCCAGGCGCGCGCGGCCATCGCCGCTTCGCTCGGCCTCGACGTCGGGCGGATCGCCATCGACAACGGTTCCGGCTCGTTGCTGCACGGTCTCGCGCGCCTCGTCTGCGAGTCCGGCGTGCACGGGGTCTACTGCTGGCCCTCTTTCGAGGCGTATCCGGCCGCGCTCGCGCTCGCCGGTGCCCAGAGCACCGCGGTCGATCTCGCCGAAGACGGAGCGATGGATCTGCCGCGAATGGCTGCGGCCATCACGTCGGAGACGCGGATCGTCTACCTGTGCAACCCGAACAATCCCACTGGCGGCCTGGTCGGAGTCGACGGCATCCGGGCCTTCCTGCGTGAGATTCCCTCGAACGTCCTGGTCGTTCTCGACGAGGCCTACCGCGAATTCGTGACCGACGAACCCGTGGACGCGACGATCGCTCTCCTCGACGAGTTCGCCAACCTCGTCATCCTTCGCACCCTCTCGAAGTCCCACGGCCTCGCCGGGGTGCGTGCCGGATACGCGGCGACGACGCCACGCACGGCAGAGGCGCTGCGGCGGACGTCCGTCGGCTTCGCTCTGAACAGCGTCGCAGAGGCCGCGGTGATCGCGGCTTTCAGCCCGGAGGGGCAGTCCGTCGCCGCGGGGCGGATCGCGACGATCGTCACAGAGCGCACCCGCATGGAAGAAGCGCTCCGCGCCGCCGGCGTCTCGTTCTTGCCGAGCCAGTCGAACTTCCTCTTCCTGCACGGCGACGCTCCCGCGATGCTCGCCCGATTCGAACAACACGGTGTGCTCGCCCGCCCGTTCCCGCATGCGGGAGGGGTCCGCGTCACTGTGGGGCTTCCCGCCGAGAACGACGCGGCACTGTCCGCCCTTCTCTGA
- a CDS encoding iron ABC transporter permease encodes MTATDFERDRRASLRRSITSRGLWAVFVAVLALVFIYPVSMIIIGTFRDGLPTSDAPFTLQGFINAFASEMTWDTLLHSTILVVVCGTIAVAGGAMFAWVGANTNVPGRKWLTPLMVINLFIPPLFHTMGWLMLGNKQNGLLNQLGQMIGLPEGFINIQSWPGLIMLLSLGYMPFAYLLMLGAFKNRDQSLDEAAAISGASTLRTFFTITLPSVGPAITGAALLIAVLVFQAFDSPQMIGRQAGIYVFSTQIYRYIRDSVPAEYTRAFALALILIVLVLILFLLQRAMLRGRSFTTLTGKTSRREPQELGPVRWVFAVLIAIFMLLNLILPLIAMIIGSMQKIYGVMSLGLSLDNYAAILADPKLSGTLVTTAQLAILGGFGSMAVALLTTYVVARRGGFLKSYTSFAVWIPWALPGLVLALAYMFAILYVPAFRPLYGTATLMTIVLVVATIPVSSRIAEGALAQLSPELEEAGAISGANRLRVLVSIVLRLVLPSFFAGWFLAALFIVGNLAVPLLLAPPKVTPVAMAAYELFLSGEMSTGAALFMIILLAATVVVIVGAVCLKVVSTLQARAGRSRTSLTHIAS; translated from the coding sequence GTGACTGCGACGGATTTCGAGCGCGATCGGCGGGCATCGCTGCGACGCTCCATCACGAGCCGCGGCCTCTGGGCCGTGTTCGTCGCCGTGCTGGCACTCGTGTTCATCTACCCCGTGTCGATGATCATCATCGGCACCTTCCGGGACGGTCTTCCCACGTCGGATGCGCCCTTCACCCTCCAGGGCTTCATCAACGCATTCGCCTCGGAGATGACCTGGGACACACTTCTGCACTCGACGATCCTGGTCGTCGTCTGCGGCACGATCGCCGTCGCCGGTGGAGCGATGTTCGCCTGGGTCGGTGCCAACACCAATGTCCCCGGGCGCAAGTGGCTGACGCCGCTCATGGTGATCAACCTCTTCATCCCACCGCTGTTCCACACCATGGGATGGCTGATGCTCGGGAACAAGCAGAACGGACTGCTCAATCAGCTCGGTCAGATGATCGGCCTCCCGGAAGGCTTCATCAATATCCAGTCCTGGCCGGGACTGATCATGCTGCTCTCGCTCGGCTACATGCCGTTCGCGTATCTGCTCATGCTCGGCGCCTTCAAGAACCGTGACCAGTCGCTCGACGAGGCGGCCGCGATCAGCGGCGCCAGCACACTGCGCACGTTCTTCACGATCACTCTGCCGTCGGTGGGGCCGGCGATCACGGGTGCTGCCCTGCTCATCGCGGTGCTGGTGTTCCAGGCGTTCGACAGCCCGCAGATGATCGGGCGTCAGGCCGGCATCTATGTGTTCTCCACGCAGATCTACCGCTACATCCGGGACTCGGTCCCCGCCGAATACACCCGCGCCTTCGCCCTCGCCCTCATCCTGATCGTCCTCGTCCTGATTCTCTTCCTGCTGCAGCGGGCGATGCTGCGCGGGCGGAGCTTCACCACGCTGACCGGGAAGACCTCGAGGCGCGAGCCGCAAGAGCTCGGCCCGGTCCGCTGGGTCTTCGCCGTGCTGATCGCGATCTTCATGCTCCTGAACCTGATCCTGCCGCTGATCGCGATGATCATCGGCAGCATGCAGAAGATCTACGGGGTGATGAGCCTCGGGCTGTCACTCGACAATTATGCGGCGATCCTGGCCGACCCCAAGCTCAGCGGGACGCTGGTGACGACAGCCCAACTGGCCATCCTCGGCGGGTTCGGGTCCATGGCGGTCGCGCTGCTGACGACGTACGTCGTCGCCCGCCGCGGCGGATTCCTCAAGTCGTACACATCGTTCGCCGTGTGGATTCCCTGGGCGCTCCCCGGACTCGTGCTCGCCCTGGCGTACATGTTCGCCATCCTGTACGTGCCGGCGTTCCGGCCGCTCTACGGAACTGCGACCCTGATGACGATCGTGCTCGTGGTGGCCACCATCCCGGTGTCCAGTCGCATCGCCGAGGGAGCGCTCGCTCAGCTCTCGCCCGAGCTCGAAGAAGCCGGCGCGATCTCCGGGGCGAATCGCCTGCGCGTGCTGGTCAGCATCGTGCTGAGGCTCGTGCTTCCGAGCTTCTTCGCCGGGTGGTTCCTCGCCGCCCTGTTCATCGTCGGGAACCTGGCCGTTCCGCTTCTGCTCGCACCACCCAAGGTCACACCGGTGGCGATGGCGGCCTACGAGCTGTTCCTCTCCGGCGAGATGAGTACCGGTGCCGCGCTGTTCATGATCATCCTGCTCGCGGCGACTGTCGTCGTCATCGTCGGTGCGGTCTGCCTGAAGGTCGTCTCGACACTTCAGGCCAGAGCGGGCCGCTCCCGTACCTCCCTCACCCACATAGCATCCTGA